One Acidobacteriaceae bacterium genomic region harbors:
- a CDS encoding SLBB domain-containing protein: MKRTTPGVNLYRSRLHPFRSGLLVCGFALATLAVPGVGAQILDQQQPTSDTPSSATLPSPANSSIGNLLNQLSPQTGTGQTDEQGRMMREAERRELQASQNQPPLPPEPPSPFQRMVEATTGEKLEIYGASLFRRVPTTFAPVQNVPVGPSYVVGPGDELVLQLAGQVNRQMRVTVDREGAIQLPELGTVHVAGLTYADLPGFLNRQLGRIYRNFTLSVSMGALRTIQVFVVGEARRPGSFSVSSLSTLLNALFASGGPSATGSVRDIQVKRNGQTIDHFDLYDLLLRGDKSKDIPLATGDVIFIPFAGPQVAVLGSVNHPAIYELKGQTSVSQALEFAGGETALASGADVLLERVYEHENRNVENVSQDQSKTEMMQGGDILSVRAVVDRFRNAVTLRGNVANPGRYAWHPGMKVSELIPNRESLVTREYWRNRNELGQFVLDQSEEPQEERRQRQLQQRIQQQQELQQLGLTPQMQIRGQQVPGAQGQGTQGANQQYPNQTATPQMYDEQGLPVQGAEAAAQQQMQGAANNQGYQQTQGGTVSSTSGGGSAAGALIGGTARFEPKNHVLLSAPDIDWGYAVIERQDAKTLTSSLIPFNLGKLVLDGDGSQDVELLPGDVVTIFSKADIRVPTQQQTRYVRLEGEFVAAGVYSVQPGETLRSLVRRAGGFTPDAYLYASEFSRESTRRLQQQRLLEYADELDAQLSLSAVTNPALTPQDQQSQLASQTAVRAAVARLRRIQPIGRIVLELKPDSTGIDSLPDIALEDGDRFVVPRLPSNVTVEGQVYSANAFLYMPGKRAKAYLHEAGGPDRQADHKRMFILRADGSVVSQQYSDVDKAMIYPGDTIVVPPYLQPKNALQRTMNIAQIAGNLALSVAAIAVLAKQ, translated from the coding sequence GTGAAGAGGACAACGCCAGGCGTGAATCTGTATCGATCGAGGCTGCATCCGTTTCGTTCTGGTCTTTTAGTTTGCGGATTTGCTCTAGCCACGCTGGCGGTTCCGGGCGTGGGCGCGCAGATTCTCGATCAGCAGCAGCCGACGAGTGACACGCCGTCGTCGGCGACACTTCCCTCCCCGGCGAATTCATCGATTGGAAACCTGCTGAACCAGCTCTCGCCGCAGACGGGCACCGGGCAGACTGATGAGCAGGGCCGCATGATGCGCGAGGCAGAGCGGAGGGAACTGCAGGCGAGCCAGAATCAGCCGCCGCTGCCGCCAGAGCCGCCGAGCCCTTTCCAGCGAATGGTGGAAGCTACGACGGGAGAGAAGCTGGAGATCTATGGCGCGTCATTGTTCCGGCGTGTGCCGACGACGTTTGCGCCGGTGCAGAATGTGCCGGTGGGGCCGAGCTACGTGGTGGGGCCGGGCGACGAGCTTGTGCTGCAACTCGCCGGGCAGGTGAACCGGCAGATGAGAGTGACGGTCGATCGCGAGGGCGCGATCCAGCTTCCGGAGCTGGGCACGGTGCATGTTGCCGGCCTGACCTACGCCGACCTGCCAGGTTTTTTGAACCGGCAGCTTGGGCGGATCTACCGGAACTTCACGTTGAGCGTGTCGATGGGCGCGCTGCGGACGATCCAGGTGTTTGTTGTGGGCGAGGCGAGGCGGCCGGGAAGCTTTTCGGTGAGTTCGCTGAGCACGCTGCTGAATGCGCTGTTTGCTTCGGGTGGGCCGTCGGCGACGGGATCGGTGCGCGATATCCAGGTGAAGCGGAACGGGCAGACGATCGACCACTTCGATTTGTACGACCTGCTGCTGCGCGGGGACAAGTCGAAAGACATTCCTCTGGCGACTGGCGATGTAATCTTCATCCCGTTTGCGGGGCCGCAGGTGGCGGTGCTCGGCAGCGTGAATCATCCGGCGATCTACGAGCTGAAGGGCCAGACGAGCGTGTCGCAGGCGCTGGAGTTTGCGGGCGGCGAGACTGCGCTGGCGTCCGGAGCGGACGTTTTGCTGGAGCGGGTCTACGAGCACGAGAATCGCAATGTGGAGAACGTGAGCCAGGACCAGAGCAAGACGGAGATGATGCAGGGCGGCGACATCCTCTCGGTGCGTGCGGTGGTGGACCGGTTCCGGAATGCGGTGACGCTGCGGGGCAACGTGGCGAACCCGGGACGGTATGCGTGGCATCCGGGGATGAAGGTCAGCGAGCTGATTCCGAACCGGGAGTCGCTGGTGACGCGCGAGTACTGGCGCAACCGCAACGAGCTGGGGCAGTTTGTGCTGGACCAGAGCGAGGAGCCGCAAGAGGAGCGCAGGCAGCGCCAGTTACAGCAGAGAATCCAGCAACAACAAGAGCTGCAGCAATTGGGGTTGACGCCGCAGATGCAGATCCGGGGACAACAGGTTCCGGGAGCGCAGGGGCAAGGCACGCAGGGTGCGAACCAGCAGTATCCGAACCAGACCGCAACGCCGCAGATGTATGACGAGCAGGGGCTGCCGGTGCAGGGCGCGGAGGCTGCTGCTCAGCAACAGATGCAGGGCGCGGCGAACAACCAGGGCTACCAGCAGACGCAGGGCGGCACGGTGAGCTCGACGAGCGGCGGAGGATCGGCCGCCGGGGCGCTGATTGGAGGCACGGCGCGGTTCGAACCGAAGAACCACGTGCTGCTGAGCGCACCGGATATCGACTGGGGATATGCGGTGATTGAGCGGCAGGATGCGAAGACGCTGACGAGCTCGCTGATCCCGTTCAACCTGGGCAAGCTTGTGCTGGACGGCGATGGGTCGCAGGATGTGGAGCTGCTGCCGGGCGATGTAGTGACGATTTTCTCGAAGGCGGACATCCGCGTGCCGACGCAGCAGCAGACGCGCTACGTGCGGCTGGAGGGCGAGTTTGTTGCCGCGGGCGTGTACAGCGTGCAGCCCGGAGAGACGCTGCGCAGCCTGGTGCGGCGCGCGGGCGGGTTTACGCCGGATGCCTACCTTTATGCGTCGGAGTTCTCGCGGGAGTCTACGCGCAGGCTGCAACAGCAGAGGCTGCTGGAGTACGCCGATGAACTGGACGCGCAACTTTCGCTGTCGGCGGTGACGAACCCCGCGCTTACTCCGCAGGACCAACAGTCGCAACTGGCGTCGCAGACGGCGGTCCGGGCGGCGGTGGCGAGGCTGCGGAGGATTCAGCCGATTGGAAGAATTGTGCTGGAGCTGAAGCCGGACAGCACGGGGATCGACAGCCTGCCGGATATTGCGCTGGAGGATGGCGACCGTTTTGTTGTGCCGCGGCTTCCGTCGAACGTGACGGTTGAGGGGCAGGTGTATAGCGCGAACGCGTTCCTGTACATGCCGGGCAAGCGGGCCAAGGCGTATCTGCATGAGGCGGGCGGACCGGACCGGCAGGCAGACCACAAGCGCATGTTCATCCTGCGCGCAGATGGATCGGTGGTGAGCCAGCAGTATAGCGATGTGGACAAGGCGATGATCTATCCGGGCGACACGATCGTGGTGCCGCCGTATCTGCAGCCGAAGAATGCGCTGCAGCGTACGATGAACATCGCACAGATTGCAGGGAACCTGGCGCTGAGCGTGGCGGCGATTGCCGTGCTGGCGAAGCAGTAG
- a CDS encoding HNH endonuclease signature motif containing protein, which produces MKVPGRRLAEAGTADRAALPLGANGRPLCRWCQLEILAKRRRTFCSDYCVHAWRLRSDPGYLRDQVYLRDKGVCAECGVDTVKAYRDLKRSRGVARAEALEMWGLRSVTVRRSLWDADHIRPVAEGGGECDLENLRTLCLMCHREATAELRRRMRRA; this is translated from the coding sequence GTGAAGGTTCCGGGTCGCAGACTGGCTGAGGCGGGCACGGCTGATCGTGCCGCGCTTCCGCTGGGAGCGAATGGGCGGCCGCTTTGCCGGTGGTGTCAGCTGGAGATCCTGGCGAAGCGGCGGCGGACGTTCTGCTCGGATTACTGTGTGCATGCGTGGAGGCTGCGATCGGACCCGGGGTATCTGCGCGACCAGGTGTATCTGCGCGATAAAGGTGTGTGCGCGGAGTGTGGGGTGGATACGGTCAAGGCGTATCGGGACCTGAAGCGGAGCCGTGGGGTGGCTCGGGCTGAGGCGCTGGAGATGTGGGGCTTGCGCAGCGTGACCGTGCGAAGGTCGCTGTGGGATGCGGACCATATTCGGCCGGTGGCGGAGGGCGGCGGGGAGTGCGATCTGGAGAATTTGAGGACGCTATGCCTGATGTGTCATCGGGAGGCGACGGCGGAGTTGAGGCGGCGGATGCGCCGTGCGTAA
- a CDS encoding Wzz/FepE/Etk N-terminal domain-containing protein: MTSRARTATHNDVVSAEDPEYRVIDLRRFVVSIWKRRYFIVGCAIAGALLAYGAAWLMHPKYDATVRLMPPTPKGQTLSLVMPTRNPGDQYMGLISSRTVADDVIAHQHLQDYFHTTKPSELRRRLSGMAKISVDKDQFVTVTVRAPEPETALRIANEFPAALYRLNDQITRSEAEHQLRYFEDPLEDEKEKLAQAEEDLKVAQQKTGMLQPEAQVRLGVSAIAELRQQLAQRQEQLAGLETGRTSENPQVVTLRSQIGSLQDQIHRMEVQTGGTGTAPGAAKLPAVAMEVAEKEREVQYHETLFEILSKQYENAKIDEAYSPPVELVDSAVLPDEKSWPSRRLFALIGFVLGGLIGFALMAAKATDLRRRVHRALNEYESTSSGTSRA; encoded by the coding sequence ATGACAAGCAGGGCCCGCACGGCGACGCACAACGATGTGGTGAGCGCGGAAGATCCGGAGTACCGGGTTATCGACCTGCGGAGGTTCGTGGTTTCGATCTGGAAGCGACGGTACTTCATTGTGGGGTGCGCGATCGCCGGTGCGTTGCTGGCGTATGGCGCGGCGTGGCTGATGCATCCGAAGTATGACGCGACGGTGCGCCTGATGCCGCCGACGCCGAAGGGACAGACGCTGAGCCTGGTGATGCCGACCCGCAATCCCGGCGACCAGTACATGGGGCTGATCAGCAGCCGCACCGTGGCCGATGATGTGATCGCGCACCAGCACCTGCAGGATTACTTCCACACGACAAAGCCTTCCGAGCTGCGGCGAAGGCTGAGCGGGATGGCGAAGATCAGTGTGGATAAGGACCAGTTTGTGACGGTGACGGTGCGGGCGCCGGAGCCAGAGACGGCGCTGCGCATTGCGAATGAGTTTCCGGCGGCACTGTACAGGCTGAATGATCAGATCACGCGGTCTGAGGCCGAGCATCAGTTGCGCTACTTCGAGGATCCTCTGGAAGACGAGAAGGAGAAGCTGGCGCAGGCCGAAGAAGACCTGAAGGTTGCGCAACAGAAGACCGGAATGCTGCAGCCGGAGGCGCAGGTGCGGCTGGGGGTGAGCGCGATTGCCGAATTGCGGCAGCAGCTTGCGCAAAGGCAGGAGCAGCTTGCAGGGCTGGAGACCGGTCGAACGAGCGAGAATCCGCAGGTGGTAACGCTGCGGTCGCAGATCGGGAGTCTGCAGGACCAGATTCATCGGATGGAAGTGCAGACCGGAGGAACAGGCACGGCTCCGGGTGCCGCCAAGCTGCCCGCGGTGGCGATGGAAGTCGCCGAGAAAGAGCGCGAGGTGCAGTATCACGAGACGCTGTTCGAGATTCTGTCCAAGCAGTACGAGAATGCGAAGATCGACGAGGCGTACTCGCCGCCGGTAGAGCTGGTGGACAGCGCTGTGCTTCCGGATGAGAAGTCGTGGCCGTCGCGGCGGCTGTTTGCGCTGATTGGGTTTGTGCTGGGCGGGCTGATCGGGTTTGCGCTGATGGCGGCGAAGGCGACAGACCTTCGGCGCAGAGTTCACCGCGCACTGAATGAGTACGAATCGACGAGCAGCGGCACGTCCCGTGCCTAA
- a CDS encoding PExPT-CTERM protein gives MKILTRIAFLGSLFMVPALLQAQGACVDSPECPTAILGVVGAAGAALYVRWRSR, from the coding sequence ATGAAGATTCTGACCCGTATTGCGTTCCTCGGCTCCCTGTTCATGGTTCCCGCCCTTCTGCAGGCGCAGGGGGCATGCGTGGATTCGCCGGAGTGTCCGACGGCGATACTGGGTGTGGTTGGGGCGGCAGGCGCGGCGCTGTATGTGCGCTGGCGTTCGCGATAA